The Prochlorococcus sp. MIT 1300 genome has a window encoding:
- the groL gene encoding chaperonin GroEL (60 kDa chaperone family; promotes refolding of misfolded polypeptides especially under stressful conditions; forms two stacked rings of heptamers to form a barrel-shaped 14mer; ends can be capped by GroES; misfolded proteins enter the barrel where they are refolded when GroES binds), translated as MAKLLSFSDDSRNALERGVNALADAVKVTIGPRGRNVVLEKKFGAPDIVNDGVTIAKEIELEDPFENLGAKLIEQVASKTKDKAGDGTTTATVLAQVMVHEGLRNATAGASPIELRRGMEKAVTTALQGLQKRSQKVGPNEILQVATVSSGSDEEIGKIVSEAMEKVSVDGVITVEESKSLATELEVTEGMAFDRGFSSPYFVTDAENQICEFENALLLITDRKISAVTDLVPILETIQKESSPLVILSEEVEGEALATLVVNKNRGVLQVAAVRAPSFGERRKSALADIAVLTGGTLISEDRAMTLDKVELSDLGKARRITITKDSTTIVANDDHKDAVVARVASIKRELEATDSEYDRDKLNERIAKLAGGVAVIKVGAPTETELKNKKLRIEDALNATRAAVEEGIVAGGGTTLLQLSDDLNQLAKQLTGDQLTGVEIVQRALSAPLRQIAINAGENGDVVISSVKNSGKGFNALKGTYEDLLKAGIVDAAKILRLAIQDAVSIASLLITTEVVIADKPEPPAPPAGEGGADPMGGMMGGMGGMGGMGGMGGMGGMGMPGMM; from the coding sequence ATGGCAAAACTCCTCAGCTTTTCAGATGATTCCCGTAACGCCCTTGAACGAGGCGTTAATGCCTTGGCTGATGCGGTAAAAGTGACCATTGGCCCCCGAGGGCGAAATGTTGTTCTTGAAAAGAAATTTGGAGCTCCTGACATTGTTAATGATGGGGTCACTATTGCCAAAGAAATCGAACTCGAAGATCCTTTTGAAAATTTAGGAGCAAAGCTTATAGAACAAGTCGCATCTAAGACCAAAGACAAAGCCGGTGATGGCACGACTACCGCGACTGTTCTAGCCCAAGTAATGGTTCATGAGGGACTTAGAAATGCTACTGCTGGTGCAAGTCCAATAGAATTACGAAGAGGCATGGAAAAAGCCGTTACAACGGCTCTGCAAGGGCTTCAGAAACGAAGCCAAAAAGTTGGTCCAAATGAAATTCTCCAGGTTGCAACTGTGAGCTCTGGAAGTGATGAAGAAATCGGCAAAATAGTCTCGGAAGCTATGGAAAAGGTAAGTGTTGATGGTGTAATAACTGTAGAAGAATCTAAGTCTCTAGCGACTGAATTAGAAGTAACTGAAGGAATGGCTTTTGATAGAGGTTTCAGTTCTCCTTATTTTGTGACTGATGCAGAAAACCAAATATGTGAATTTGAAAATGCATTACTTTTAATAACGGATCGAAAAATTTCAGCAGTAACTGATCTTGTTCCTATTCTAGAAACTATTCAAAAAGAAAGTTCTCCCTTGGTAATCCTTTCTGAAGAAGTGGAAGGAGAAGCCCTTGCGACCTTAGTGGTTAATAAAAATAGAGGTGTTTTACAAGTTGCAGCAGTACGTGCACCCTCTTTTGGCGAAAGGAGAAAATCTGCATTGGCGGATATTGCTGTTCTAACTGGTGGCACCCTTATTAGTGAAGATCGGGCCATGACTTTAGACAAAGTAGAGTTATCTGATCTCGGGAAAGCAAGGAGAATAACTATCACCAAAGACAGTACAACTATTGTTGCTAATGATGACCACAAAGATGCAGTAGTTGCAAGGGTGGCATCAATAAAAAGAGAACTTGAGGCTACTGATTCTGAATATGATAGAGATAAGCTCAACGAAAGAATTGCCAAATTGGCTGGGGGAGTAGCAGTTATAAAGGTTGGAGCACCTACTGAAACTGAACTAAAAAATAAAAAACTTAGAATCGAAGATGCCTTAAATGCCACTCGAGCTGCAGTCGAAGAAGGCATAGTTGCTGGCGGAGGAACTACATTGCTTCAGCTAAGTGATGATCTCAATCAATTAGCGAAACAACTCACAGGCGACCAACTCACAGGAGTTGAAATTGTTCAAAGAGCTTTAAGTGCCCCACTTCGCCAAATTGCTATCAATGCTGGGGAGAATGGTGATGTGGTTATTTCCTCAGTCAAAAATTCTGGCAAAGGCTTCAATGCCCTGAAGGGAACTTACGAAGACCTGCTAAAAGCAGGGATAGTTGATGCAGCAAAAATCCTAAGGCTTGCAATCCAAGACGCAGTCTCTATTGCATCTCTCCTAATAACAACTGAAGTAGTGATAGCTGACAAACCAGAACCTCCAGCACCACCTGCAGGTGAAGGTGGTGCTGATCCTATGGGTGGCATGATGGGTGGAATGGGTGGAATGGGTGGAATGGGTGGAATGGGTGGAATGGGTGGAATGGGTATGCCAGGGATGATGTAG
- the fabG gene encoding 3-oxoacyl-[acyl-carrier-protein] reductase, whose protein sequence is MTFQTQLQGQTALVTGASRGIGRAIALALANSGAEVVINYANSPEKANEVVKAIESSGGVAYSVKANVADEIEVDDLFKTILEKSGQIDILVNNAGITRDGLLMRMKSEDWEAVMNLNLKGVFLCTKAVARTMLKQKKGRIINITSVVGLMGNAGQANYAAAKAGVIGLTKSSAKEFASRGITVNAVAPGFIETDMTKGLNVEPILTAIPLARLGSPEEIAGSVRFLAADPAAAYITGQVLQVDGGMVMG, encoded by the coding sequence ATGACTTTCCAAACTCAACTCCAAGGTCAAACTGCCCTAGTAACAGGAGCAAGTCGTGGCATAGGACGGGCAATTGCACTAGCGCTTGCTAATTCTGGAGCAGAAGTGGTGATTAACTACGCCAATTCCCCTGAAAAAGCCAACGAAGTAGTTAAAGCAATAGAGAGTTCTGGAGGGGTTGCTTACAGCGTCAAGGCAAACGTTGCTGACGAAATAGAGGTTGATGATCTTTTCAAAACCATCCTTGAAAAAAGTGGTCAGATAGACATCCTTGTAAACAATGCAGGCATTACCCGTGATGGCCTTTTGATGAGAATGAAAAGCGAAGACTGGGAAGCAGTTATGAATCTCAACTTAAAAGGAGTTTTTCTATGTACAAAAGCTGTTGCCAGAACAATGCTTAAGCAGAAAAAAGGAAGAATTATAAATATCACATCTGTTGTTGGACTAATGGGAAATGCGGGACAAGCTAATTACGCTGCAGCAAAGGCAGGTGTCATTGGTTTAACAAAAAGCTCCGCAAAAGAGTTTGCCAGTAGGGGAATTACGGTCAATGCAGTTGCACCAGGATTCATTGAAACAGATATGACTAAGGGTTTGAATGTAGAACCAATATTGACAGCAATTCCCTTGGCAAGATTGGGTTCACCAGAAGAAATAGCTGGAAGTGTTCGATTCTTAGCAGCGGATCCTGCTGCTGCATATATAACAGGACAGGTCCTACAAGTTGATGGAGGAATGGTTATGGGGTAA